From the genome of Desulfurella sp.:
CTGATTTTGAAGACCGTTAATTATGGCAAAAAGTTCTTTTGATAAAACTTCTATATCTTTTTTTGTTTTGGGTAAAAATTCGTCTTTTAGCTTTTCATCTACATCTACCTTTTGTATATCTTCTATAATAAGCTGCCAGTTATCCTTATAGTAATTTGTTTTAGCTTTTAATTTAACAAAGTCACCTTCTTTAAAATTTTCATGTAAGTGATATACATTTTTCCATATTTTTGCTTCTATAACACCACTTTTGTCTTTTAATTTTAGTCCAATATATTTATCCCCATTTCTAGCATCAAGAAAATGTTTTTCTAATACCATAAATAATTCACCATTTATTTCTTGATGCTTTTTTTCTTTAATTTCCTTTATTATTTCAAACAAATACCCCTCCTATTTTTTGTAGTCTCTATCGTTAATCAATACGCTTGCCTGTTGGGTTGGCATTATTATCACATCTTCAATGTTTACATGTTGAGGTCTTGTAGCAATAAAATATATAACATCGGCTATATCTTGTGCATAAAGTGGTTTAATATTTTCATACACTTTTTTTGCCTTTTCCTTGTCTCTAAACCTTACTTCGCTGAATTCTGTTTCTACCATTCCAGGATCAACGCTCGAAACTCTTATATTTGTCCTTAAAAGGTCCATTCTTAAACTTTTTGTAAGTGATTTTATAGCAGCTTTTGTTGCACAATATACATTACCGCCAGGATACGATTCGTGTCCTGCAATGGAACCCAAATTTATTATATGACCATAACCTTGTTTTTTCATAATAGGTATAATAAGTTTTGTTATATACAAAACCCCTTTGATATTTGTATCAATCATTTCGTTCCAATCGTCAATATTACCTTTATCTAAAGATTCTAAACCTCTTGAAAGACCTGCATTATTCACAAGGACATCTATTGGAAAAAAATCCTCAGGTATAGAATCAACAAACTCAAAAATTTCATCTTTCTTTGACATATCAGTTTTTTTGTAATATACTTTGACTTTATTTTTTTCTATAAGGTTTTTAGACAATTCTTCTAGTCTATCTATTCTTCTTGCATTTAATATTAAATTGTAACCACCATTTGCAAAAATTTCTGCACAAGCTTTCCCAATACCGCTTGAAGCACCTGTAATTAAAACACTTCCCATAAAACACCCCCTATCTAATTATTTTATTATACTACAGCTAAGTGCTATATTCAAGGATACTTGACAATTTTTGGTATTGCTTTATAATCATTATTGAAAAATCATGAAATGGAGGTAAACATTATGATAAATACAGTCAAGACAGCTCTTTTATTAGGCTTATTGACTGCGCTTTTTGTGATAATTGGAAATGCAGTTGGAGGTAAAAGTGGTGCTTTGATAGCCTTTGGCCTGGCTATTTTGATGAATTTTTTCAGTTACTTTTTTTCAGACAAAATTGCGCTATCAATGTATAATGCGCAAGAAGTTACAGAAAGCGAATATCCTGAGTTATTTAGGATAGTAAGAAAACTTGCTCAAAATGCCAATCTTCCAATGCCGCGTATATATATAATACCTCAGGATACACCAAATGCCTTTGCAACAGGCAGAAATCCAAAAAAAGCGGCTATTGCTGTAACAGTTGGTGCTCTTAAACTTTTAAACGAAAATGAACTAATGGGTGTTTTAGGGCATGAACTCGGACATATAAAACACAGGGATATATTGATATCTTCCATTGCAGCTACAATTGCTGGTGCTATAATGATTATTTCAGATATGATAAGGTGGGCTGCATTGGTTGGAGGACTATCAAGGGACAGGGATTCTGAATCTAACCCGTTTGTTTTGATTGCTTTTGCAATATTTGCACCACTGGCAGCCACTTTGATACAGCTTGCCATATCAAGAGCCAGAGAATATGAAGCTGACAGAGCTGGAGCTGAATTTAGTGGAAACCCGCTGTATCTTGCAAGCGCATTGGAAAAACTTGATAATTACTCAAAACAAATACCGCTACAAGGAAACCCTGTAACAGAAAATCTATTTATTGTAAATCCATTTAGTGCAAAAGGTATCATGAATCTTTTTTCAACCCATCCACCAATTGAAGAACGTATCGAAAGATTAAGGAGAATGGCTTTGAGTTAAGATTGATAAAATTGTATCAAAAGCGTTTTTGTAATCAATCTGTATGCTTCTTTCTTTAAATTTTGAATTAAAAAATGTTTTTTGCCGTTTTGCGTATTGTTTTGTTTCTTTAATTATGCTTTGTATCATTTCATCTTTGCTTAGTTTGCCGTTTATATAAAGCAATGCCTGTCTGTAGCCGATTGATTGCATGGGCTTTGTGTGGGCAAAGCCCATTTTAATAATATTTTTTGTTTCAACTATTAGATCATCAGCCATGTTTAGTGTTCTTTCAGTAATTTTTTGTTCTAAGTCCACGTCTGTAATCTGCAATGAAAATATCAAACAATCTTTAAAAAAATCTTCTTTTTTTCTCATATTAAAGAATTTTGTTAAACTTGTTTTTGTTTGCAAAAAAACACTTAAAGCTCTATTTATCCTTTGTTTGTCGTTTTTATTTATTTTTTGTGCCCATTTTGGATCTATAATTTTTAACCATTCATACAAATTAATAAAATTTTCTTCACTTATGTCATTAAAAAAATCTTTAATTTTTAAATCAACCTGAGGTATTATGTCCAGTGAATTTAATAAAGCATCAAAATAAAACAATGTGCCACCACATAGGATGGGAATCTTATTTTGTGATTTAATTTTTTTAATTATTTGTTTTGCCAAAACGGCAAATTCTTGTGCACTAAAATCCTCATTTGGTTCTTTAATGTCTATTAAATGGTGTTTTACATCATTTAAATAATTTTTGGGTGGCTTTGCAGAACCAATATCAAAGTATTTATAAATTTGTATTGAATCTACAGAAATTATCTCACCTTCTAAAGCTTTTGCAAGTTTATATGCTAATTCTGATTTTCCCGTCGCTGTTTGGCCCAAAATTACTATAGTTTTCATGGCGCTTATGTTACCAAAAATTGCAAGATTTTCAATATATTGTCACCAATAAATGATTGTTATAAGATAAATTGTTAATTAAATGATAGTGTCCAAATTAATACATTTTTTTATCTCACTTATTATTTTGAAATATTTAAGTAAAAATTAGTTGACAAATTAAATTTTATTTGATATATTTCTTACAAATAATTAATTTATTTGTAAGGAGGTCTTAGTATGGCACAAGACTCTGCACAGGTAGGTGGTGGTAGATGGCTTTACGTTATACTTGGTTTAATTGTCAATATCATGCTTGGAGCTATTTACTCTTTTAGCTTGTTTAGGGTTCCACTCGAAAAGCTCTGGCACATATCAGCAACAGAAAGTGGTTACCCTTTTATGTTATTTTTAGCTGTTTTTGCAATAGCTATGCCCATTGGTGGTAACTTGATGCAAAAATGGGGACCAAGAAACACTATGATTTTAGGCAGTATACTTGTAGGAATCGGTTGGATACTGGCAGGATTGTCCACAGGTATTGGTATGCTTTCCTTAATTTATGGTGTAATTGGAGGATTTGGTGTAGGTTTAGTTTATGGATGTCCAATTGCTGTTGCTGCTAAGTGGTTTCCAGATAAAGGTGGCTTGGCAATAGGATTGACTGTTGGCGGTTTTGGTCTTTCTGCTTTAATTATGGCTCCAATTATTAAAACACTAATAGCTTCTGTAGGACCACTAAATACTTTTATGTATTTAGGCGTGGCATTTTTAATAATCAATATTTTGCTGTCACTCCCTTTTAAATTTCCTCCTGCTGATTTTAAAGTTGCTTCTGCTTCTACACCACAAGCTCAAGCCGCAACAGCAGCAAAAGATTACGATAGACCAGAAGCTATGAAACAACCAACATTTTGGATTTTGTGGTTTTTATATATAATAGGCGCAATGGCTGGACTTATGGCAATTGGCATTGCAGCACCCGTTGGAAAAGAGCTTAAACTATCAACAGGTTTAGCAGCTACAGCACTACAAGTATTTGCATTATTTAATTTTGCTGGAAGACCAACATTTGGATGGCTTACAGACAAACTAAAGCCAAGAAATACAGCATCTTTATCTTTTGTAGTTATTGCTTTAGCTACAGGATTATTATATACTTCAAAAAGCATTGGGATGTACTTTGTGGCATTCTCCCTGTTATGGTTTACTTTAGGCGGATGGCTTGCTATTGCACCTACTGCTACCAAGACATTTTTTGGAACAAAATACTATGGCAAAAATTATGGCGTTATATTTACTGCATATGGCATAGCAGCAATATTGGGAACGCTTTTATCTGGTAAAATTAAAGATATGACAGGATCATATTATTCAGTGTTTCCAATAGTAATGATAATAGCAATCGTAGGTATCATAATCTCATTGGCCTTAAGACCTCCCAAGTCTTAAACACTAAAGAGGGGTATTAGTCCCCTCTAATTAAAATTGACATTTTTATTATAATTTGTTAAAATTTAAATAGAAAATTAATAGGGGGTTTGTATGTTGCGTAAGTTGTTTTTATTTCTAGTTTCATTTGCATTTGTTTTTTCTTTCGGCTTGGCAAATCTGGCGCAAGCTGAGCAGGTCGTAAAGGTTGGGGTAGAT
Proteins encoded in this window:
- a CDS encoding OFA family MFS transporter, giving the protein MAQDSAQVGGGRWLYVILGLIVNIMLGAIYSFSLFRVPLEKLWHISATESGYPFMLFLAVFAIAMPIGGNLMQKWGPRNTMILGSILVGIGWILAGLSTGIGMLSLIYGVIGGFGVGLVYGCPIAVAAKWFPDKGGLAIGLTVGGFGLSALIMAPIIKTLIASVGPLNTFMYLGVAFLIINILLSLPFKFPPADFKVASASTPQAQAATAAKDYDRPEAMKQPTFWILWFLYIIGAMAGLMAIGIAAPVGKELKLSTGLAATALQVFALFNFAGRPTFGWLTDKLKPRNTASLSFVVIALATGLLYTSKSIGMYFVAFSLLWFTLGGWLAIAPTATKTFFGTKYYGKNYGVIFTAYGIAAILGTLLSGKIKDMTGSYYSVFPIVMIIAIVGIIISLALRPPKS
- the htpX gene encoding zinc metalloprotease HtpX, translating into MINTVKTALLLGLLTALFVIIGNAVGGKSGALIAFGLAILMNFFSYFFSDKIALSMYNAQEVTESEYPELFRIVRKLAQNANLPMPRIYIIPQDTPNAFATGRNPKKAAIAVTVGALKLLNENELMGVLGHELGHIKHRDILISSIAATIAGAIMIISDMIRWAALVGGLSRDRDSESNPFVLIAFAIFAPLAATLIQLAISRAREYEADRAGAEFSGNPLYLASALEKLDNYSKQIPLQGNPVTENLFIVNPFSAKGIMNLFSTHPPIEERIERLRRMALS
- a CDS encoding SDR family NAD(P)-dependent oxidoreductase, with product MGSVLITGASSGIGKACAEIFANGGYNLILNARRIDRLEELSKNLIEKNKVKVYYKKTDMSKKDEIFEFVDSIPEDFFPIDVLVNNAGLSRGLESLDKGNIDDWNEMIDTNIKGVLYITKLIIPIMKKQGYGHIINLGSIAGHESYPGGNVYCATKAAIKSLTKSLRMDLLRTNIRVSSVDPGMVETEFSEVRFRDKEKAKKVYENIKPLYAQDIADVIYFIATRPQHVNIEDVIIMPTQQASVLINDRDYKK
- the miaA gene encoding tRNA (adenosine(37)-N6)-dimethylallyltransferase MiaA; this encodes MKTIVILGQTATGKSELAYKLAKALEGEIISVDSIQIYKYFDIGSAKPPKNYLNDVKHHLIDIKEPNEDFSAQEFAVLAKQIIKKIKSQNKIPILCGGTLFYFDALLNSLDIIPQVDLKIKDFFNDISEENFINLYEWLKIIDPKWAQKINKNDKQRINRALSVFLQTKTSLTKFFNMRKKEDFFKDCLIFSLQITDVDLEQKITERTLNMADDLIVETKNIIKMGFAHTKPMQSIGYRQALLYINGKLSKDEMIQSIIKETKQYAKRQKTFFNSKFKERSIQIDYKNAFDTILSILTQSHSP